From Rhopalosiphum padi isolate XX-2018 chromosome 2, ASM2088224v1, whole genome shotgun sequence:
tgaaattatttttattggtgggacgtttaaatttatttaaattattattataaaagtaatttattatgatatttttagtacataattattaattatattaaatttacttttaaggCTTATGCATTGCTACCGAACAAAAATACAGCAACTTATTCaagaatgtttaaaataataaaagctgCTTTAAGAcaatgtttagtattttttccaaaaatcaaTATGGTTTTCAGTCAGGTAAATCAACAATTGATGCTTTAATCCAAGCAGATAAATATATAAGGgaaaatttagataataataataaagtaatgggtatctttaaaaaaaagcatttgATTCGGTAAaccatagtatagtatagttttaGTTGGAAGATATCAAGCTGTTAGAGTTGATAATGTTTTGAGTAACTTTTTACCAAGTATAACTATATAGAGTCCCACGAGGTACAGTGTTAGGAcctctattttttataatctatacaaaTGGTTTATTTGGCTTAAATTTAAAtgctaaaatagtattataaacaaaaacttgtaattgtattttctttctattacatttatctatatgaaatatgtatttataaaatgtaatacgttaataataatataaataaaaaattgtaatatgtttaGTATTGTATTGAACTTGCTGCACCCACCACAAGCTATGCTTTTGGGGCGTCgtcattaattgtttaatttatttttatgttttctttatgtatgtaaaatattattttcacaacaaactatttattattattatatttagcccaaatacatttcaaattgattttgaaaatgGTATGTTTGTTTCTATTAGAGAACATTTTGGCTATGACACATCCACACATCTATGATGCAGTTTATTCCACTTTTTTGgtaaatcaattttcaaataatgattgacgaatgtttatataataattttactaaatatttaaaacaatgataaactgactatacaaataaaattaatattttttttaacaaaaatgaaacaaaattctATTTCATTATGATTTGGCGAAATGATTTATTTCGGCAAGATGGGATTCGGTGAAATCTTCCAGATGACCCCCGAAGACGCCTAAAACGAACTCTAAAACGAACTTAGTGTCATGGCGGATGTATATCAATTACACCAAAATGTTCTATTTACTTAAGAAATTAATCAATTGCGCCGTATATTAACGTCaccgaaattattttttttaataataaaaaaaatgtaaaagtcttacatttatgttaaacattttttaaatagaagtaCATtggaactattaaaaattaaaaaatgatgactataaaaatattttgtaaaaagacAGGTAAAGTTGGTTATCACCAGCCAAATaggtattgaattatattattttaacaaattttccattgtatttaatttgtttttttgccataatatatgtataattgtgtTGTATTGTCATTTGTGGTCTTGTGGACGCCAATGTTTGAATCCTTTTgagttaagtaaaaaatatatattaactattatagtacACTGCATGTACCAatacacttttaatttaaaaaaaaaattgtataatatgatacatcgTTTATTGTTTAACAAACATTCAGCGGAATCAACATCAATAAATATCTGGCGGAATCGAAATTTCATCACTGGATGCCATCATCCAGTGGATGGCTCCTTCTCTAAAATCTCTAGTATCTTTAATatgtaacaaatatatttaatttatctaatcttattttatttttggcgtAGGGAAAGTGGCGCGCCCATCGCCCAGTGCACAACATTGTGCACTGCAGTATCCCCACACTGACTTTAACTAGTTGGTGTGGCCCGGTCCTCCTGGTAGGGGGTTTAGCGTAGGGCTAACAACCCTACCTAGTAAAAAACAACTTGTTCAGGAACAAACAAATTTGACTCGGGACAGAGTTTTTGGAAAATCGACTGGAAAACGGAAAAAGGACTTACTTTTTGGAACTTGGAACGTGCGTACACTATATAAATCTGGAGCAGTTCACAACATAGTGAatgaagttgaaaaatataaagttaaactAACAGCATTGCAAGAAATCAGATGGACCAATACAGGGACGATAAATATTAACGAAACAACTATCTTCTACGGTGGCTGTATTGAGCAACGTCAATTAGGAACGGGTTTTGCGGTACACAAAGATTTAGTCCCTGCAGTTAAAGAATTCAAAGACATTAACCCTAGAATGAGTGTCTTAACAATAGAAGCACAATGGTTTGATATAAGCTTCGTAAATGTACATGCTCCAACGGAGGACAAATCTCAAGATGAGAAAGAAGCGTTCTATGAACAATTGGAAAATGCACTGAACTTGATTCCTAGCAATAGGATACAAATCGTGCTAGGAGATTTAAATGCCAAAGTTgggaaagaaaaaatgtttagacAAGTGACAGGAGGACACAGTTTACACGATGAGACAAACGACAACGGAACTAAACTAATTGACTTTGCAATCGGGAATGGTTTAGTATTAAGGAGTACAATGTTcccacataaaaatatacataagggAACTTGGAGGTCACCTGATGGAAGATATACTAACCAAATAGACCATATCCTGGTCAATTCAAGATTTAAAAACTGTATCCAAGATGTCAGATCGATTAGAGGGGCAGACTCGGACTCAGATCACTATCTCATAAgaggtaaaatgaaaataaagctCAAAAAACGCCCTCATACACGTATGGAACAACTTACTAGGTATGACGTAGCAAAACTAGATGACCCAAATCGTATAAATACTTTCAGACATAAAATACGTcaagaatttattaattacgaCTTTAAGAACATTGTTACGGTAGATGAGAAGTGGAATAAAACTAAggatatattaaacaaaatatctgATGATGTAAtaggaaaacaaaaaaaaacaaaaaaaccatGGTTTAACGATACATGTATGAAAGCCCTAAAACGGAAAAAAGAAACTAGAAAACAGTGGCTTAACGACATAGACAACGTGGAAAAAGAAAACAActacataatatgcaaaaaagAAGTAAACAATATAATCAGATACGAAAAAAGAAGATATACCAAGAGCATGCTAGAAGAAACAGAAGAATACCAAAAAATGAATAGGTCACGTCTGTTATTCCAAAATATCAATGCACTTAGAAAGGGATTCAAGAAACAGGAAAAGTTCCTAAAAAATTGCGATGGTATGCTAATTACAGACCCAAATGATATCTTAGATAAATAACTACTTTGAGAACCTCCTTAATTGCGACGAACCCATAGACACATTTAATTGGACTGACGTAGAACCAAACGAAAGCGAATATCTTCCACCATCCAGAATTGAGATAGCAGAACAAATTAAGAGGTTAAAAAATCATAAGACTCCAGGTGAAGATGGAATCCAGGCTGAGATTCTAAAAAATTTAGATGAAGAAGCCATATTCAACATACATAACCTAGTAGATCTAGTCTGGAAAGAAGAAAAAATCCCGGAAGATTGGAGAACTGCTCTAGTATGTccgatatacaaaaaaaacgaTCCACtcgaatgtaataattatagggGCATCGCTCTACTTAATACAACATACAAAGTCTTGTCGTATTGCATCCTTGATAGGATGAAACCAATCTCCGAAGGAATACTGGGAGACTACCAAGGAGGTTTTAGACCAAATAGATCCACCACAGaccaaatatttactattaggcAGATATTTCAGAAAATGTGGGAATTTGATAAGGAGGTATATACTTTGTTTGTAGACTTTGAGAAAGCATACGATTCCATACATAGACCAACActatttaagatattaaaagAGTTCAATATGccaaaaaagttaattaacCTGATTAAAGCGACAATGGaaaattctgaaataaaaataaaaagagcgAACTCTACATCTAAACCGTTCAAAGTAACTTCTGGTTTAAGGCAAGGGGATGCATTATCTCCAATCCTTTTTAACTTAGTTCTGGAAAAGGTTGTCAGAGATATGAACATATCAGGAGGTGTGACTTTAGGACAGTCGAAGATAGGCCTGCTAGCATATGCTGACGATATTGCCATCTTAGGAGACAATATcgaaatagtaaaaatacattgtaaaaaaCTGATGGATGCGGCGAATAAAGTTGGTCTcagaataaatgataaaaagacAGAATATATGAAACTAAACAGAAAAGACAGGACGTATCGCCACGGGGAGAGTATGAATGTAGATGGACATATATTCCAAAGAGTTccacaatttaaatacttaggTGTCCTCTTAACTCAGGACAATGAGTTAAAAGTAGAGATTTCCAAAAGAATGCAACTGTCCAATAACTGCTATTTTGGTGTGGGAACCTTGCTAAAATCGAGATCAATATCtttgaacttaaaaataaaaatatacatgacaTTAATACGTCCTGTCGTCCTATATGGGTCAGAAACATGGACACCAAGGAAAATAGAGGAAATAAAACTAGACACATTTGAAAGGAAAATTTTAAGACGTATATACGGACCTTGTTTCGACTCAAGAACCCAAGAGTGGAGAATTCGAACCAATGAAGAACTACAGAACTTGTTTCAGAGATCATGTATTTCAAACGAAATCAAAAAAAGAAGACTGTTGTGGGCAGGCCACGCCTGGAGAAAAAAAGACGCTATGATTAACACAGTAATCGGGGAAGAACCGAAAGGAAAGAGACCACTAGGTAGACCACGCCTAAGATGGGAAGATTGTGTGAAGAAAGATGTTAAAGAGGTTGATCCAGGAGCAAACTGGAGAGAAATAGCAGAAAATAGAATAAGTTGGAGAGAAATTTGTTTTGCGGGATGGTCTTAAAGGCCGGAAAaaccccccccaaaaaaaaaaaaaaatcttattttattaacctTTAAACGAATGACGGACATTTCCCCAGGACAATCCCCCCCAGGCTATTTTTGGCAGAGTAGGACATTTCTCCCCCCACCCCCCAGTACATTTTTTGATGCGGAGATTTCCccctatattaaaaactatttaaaacatgtattataattatcatattttaaaaatattacattattttcccacgcatattcaaaatgtatttaaaataagtagagCGCGGATTTGTAtgcatttgcataatatttattctggTTGATCGTATGATATGCTAAGTGAGCACAACATTTATTTcatgacataataatttaaaaaatgtaacttttttagcgcatatttttgcatattttgatatttttctattttaagggcttattttacaattttaatagcatatttcatattttagtgcatatttcgatttttttgtttttttagatattttttaaatagtaatattataatataataatataaaatgattgtcATACAATGCAATTCACATTTAggtataagttaatttattttaggatacactttttatataaattgattcctattttttttcttatagattAAAactacctacaaaaaaaaagaaaaaattaagaaaagtagataaatatttatagttgagttcgataattattttaaattgtaaaaaaaaaattttaatagtattaatgaaatgtttaaaaaatctttttttttgcttatcttttttatgcatattttttatttttcgcgcatattttaacattttagtgCATAGAGTTATGGATATTTAGGGTTTTTAGCGCATATTTGGttggtttttaatgcatataagaTATAATCCGCGctctaaaaataagtattaaaataatcacaatattatattatatacatatatgacagatatatatatcatatatatttataactactaCTCAATCAAATAGTTTAGCATTATGACGTTCCTCGCCAATAAGTCCTCCTTATTTATGGAATGTACATAattctatacataaaaaaaacacaggtagaataaataatataagtgaaggtttcaataacaaatttaaaagagCTTAATAATAAGAATTCAACAGCCAAATATTTGGATATTTATTGAAGCACTTCAGAGATAAAATTcagtagtaattattaaattgttaagtatCCAAACTCGTATGGttgaatatacaaaaaaaaattaatatgaaaaaggcttaaaaatatgtgtttaggGATAAGTATAGAATCGGacattaaagattttttacGGAATGTTTCAATCTATGTCGCAAtttctagttattttttattattttgatttgtacctattataaaaaataaaaataataactgcatatattttattataaatatactaattatataggtacaaatattgaaataaaaatataatgggaATGTCCGTTTCAACAAATTTACGGGGGGAAATATCCatttattcttttaaacattatttgtgcttattgtaaaaaaaaatatgaacaaattatacaaattctatattaaaataaatgtaagcaAGTTAATCTATTAGTGGGTCTCTGTTGTGGGTGTATTAAATATGAGttaataaatgatatatcaatattataatagtatactaaaaacgattctgagtggagccAGTCTGGTCAGTGGTCCGTCTATTCTATATTATCAACCatcacaataaaattatatgattttttgatACATAGCAATTTattaagtcatttattttactgttagtGCTAATCGACAGgctaatataaatttttcttggctattataatatttaattactttaataatatttatttataccatattttatcaacttaaataattcaaaatgtaatattgtaataacatctttctataatttgtaaatattgtaaaacagtaaaaacagaTTCAGCAGTACCTagtaatatagataaaattcttaaaattaatcaaatatgtcattgcgtatagtgaaattcataatagtataatatacattatacataaacattttaagctcccgcgaataatgtttttgaattatataaaaaaagctaacatcgttatttatcgtATAAACAAGTTATCTCGTCtaattttgaacttaaaatgtttatgaaagaTATGTGcctatgcatttttaattattttacactgaTGTAGAAGAATAACCATAGGCGCAATTTAAGGGGGGGTTATTTAAGCCCccctaattttttaaatatattcattcttAAATCCAtgataaaatgtacctaataaaaaaaaaaatgtaattatgggTTTTTTAGCCATCTCGAAAGTCAGTGTACAAGTGTGTTGTATAATAAGACAATAATAGTAATTCAATATTACGATACATCGTACATCGTCGAACTGCTCAATGCCTGTATAACAGCTTGAGTGTAGATAATCTGTTAACATAGTAGTAGTAtgggtataaaatatgttataatctcATATTAGCTATTTATTAGTAACGCTAGGAAGTGCTGTTAATTTAATCGTAGGAATAATAAAGACTTTTGAGTCATTACGGCGGAAATTGAATTTCAGAAAATCTGGAATAATATCATTGACTTTGATGAGTCTAATAATCTAGATCTTCTCACTACtagtaaatatttcatataataataatatattaaatatacacatgACTTCGTTCAGAAATGTTGGTCGCAAAAAACTGCCTTAGAAGTACAAAGTTGAATTTTGATTTGGAGGAAGTAAAATCAGTTGtagatttaaaagtataatatctaaatttatatacttttttatcttTGTCACTCATTATACCGATTTCTTCAAGTGCATGTGAAACGTCTTTTTCAGCCATGAGGAAGATAAAAATTGGTTACGCACATCTATGTATCAAGATAGGTTTTCAAACgcttctatagttctataatatgtatagaaaagGACATTTATTGTAGTAATgaagatatattaaataaatttgctgTGTCTAATCACCGTTTGCAATTATAAGATTTAACATTAtacttatgttatttttttagaggGTGTGCGGGGCGGAGTTCCTGCGGGTCTCtgcgtatttataaatttagccCCCCCAGATCGGTTGTCCAAATTGCGCCTATGAGAATAACTTATGTAGGATctcgtattaaattttcaagcattctgattcatcaaatataaattatagaaaataataatataagcataattgatttataaatttataacgcaTTTCGATACGGATCGAAAAGCTAAAATATAGAGATCTCAAATTCAAACTTGATATCTCCTGATAATGGAAGATGAGTAATATTACTCTGTCTTTATGAACTTATGGTCGATATtcgataaatacataaataaaactataatacctGATCGTGTCGCCAACATTTCATCCAAATAGTATGTAATTCTTTATAgacatgaatttatatgatattcttgaataatttataaaataagaaatttcaAATATCAACGAAATAGAGTAGCAACTAAGCGAATGaaatcaaaaacttttttttgtaagtattttaattttcaataatattgtgattgtcCATCACAAATTCACAATTTTATGATAACATTATCAGGTACGgacaaagataataaaatattattatctatggatatcacgattaaagatatcttTAACAAATAAAgtgtaagtaataagtattgataaatattatatatatatgatgtatctAACTTGTTTACaaaggtaaacatttttttagatcttaatatactatttttttaaattaattttgttgtgtTCTATggttatatagtatatgatatacctaGTATAGTTCATGATAAGGTTATTCTGTGATGATAATCTTGAAATAGACATGTAAgatgtaacaactaacaagtaacTTCACGCATGTACCATGCACACATCGAGCACTTAAAGAGACCTGTCGCTAGGGCCCTAATGCCCTATAATAAGATCTACAGTGCTTTACCGTCGCTAATTGTTTTGTGCTAATATCGGCAACAACCTCGATTTAAGCACAGAACAATATGTGGGTGATTTCTATGGTGGATACTGGATAGTGGCTATCTTAAATTGTGTCGACAACTTTTTATATGGATATAAATAATTCGCCGTCGCTCTATCCGTATTATGATCCAAGGTAAAAtggtaaaaacactaaaaacactaagtaaaaaattattttctataggaGATAGATATCAaggaatttatgaatttaatgttatatttaaatatgatttactgTTTATGACGCTGTTAAAGTGGTAGACGGCAGTCTTTTCGTTTTCGTTTTCGCACTGCTGCTGGGAATCACGAATTAGAATAGTTAATTAGGATTTGAGTATTGACTATTAGGCTTAGGGCATTTAGctgataatgatataataatttggaATCAATCATCACTcgacactataaaaaataaataatataaatgatgtaatattgtaatagataACTTGGTTCCGTGATAATAGTAGTAATTAGTAAGTACTGAAATAACGaaacaaatgaaatatatttcataatggcGTTACCAGTGAAAGGTATATGCATGGAAATGTGTCCAAGAGAGGAAAAAATTATgtgagtaaaattaaatatacattaataattaataatcttaatattgattatagccTATAGATTTAATATCCATttgaacataaatacataatataaaaatttaaatatgtagaagttagaaattaacatttaatatgtaagatataatattatgatttgggCTTCAAGGCTATTTTGTTACACTAAGTTAACTTTAACAAAAAAACCACAGTATTGCTtgcttaatatataattcagaCTAGAtcgttttttaaacataataatttacaattgctAATTTACTTTATTGTACTTAGTCAGAACTATAAAATGTCTCCATttctaatgataattttattatgttttttgtctaggagaaaatcaaaaaaacttgTACACCAGTTAGAATGTGCCCcatataaaatggttaaatgTTTTAGTCGTTCAGCTGCAGGTAGTTCATTAAACAAACCTCATATTTTAAGGCCGCCATCAGTTTTGAAGAATACCATATCATATCTTTTAAATGAGTAATAGATAAttgttattagaataataataatgattattattttattgatcttaAATGCTTTTAGAATACTCACAATTACTAATATACCGTTCaatattgtttatgattttattgatgaccgtttaaattctataaagcAAGATGCCACTATACAAGAAGTGTCTGATCAAGATTGGATGGCTATTTTACCACCAATTATTCGGTTTCATGCATATGCAGCTTATAAGTGagtcatatattaatattatattatctttattctttaaaaacaactaatgtatttttatcatatttccaATTTTGTTTATAGATGTTACGAATATGATGTTAACACATTTGATCCGTTTTTAAATATGAAGCATTTTCATGagagcatttttaaaattgttaaaatatttttacaagacTCAGACAGAGCAACAGATAAACTTTGTTCAGAGATGGTATCTCTCTTGATTGTTACTAATTTAGGTGATTTTAATGTTCTTCAACAAGCTTTGCCGTTTATCACAAAGAAGTCAgtgtattaataatcaaattatttaggATAAAGTTTACtgacatttttaatgataaaactgtatattagtttcttattttattctatgtttataaggaaattaaaaaaattctggaATTAAATATTAGTCATTATGATATTAGTCATAATGCCTTAAGAGCCATTTGTACCGTCTCCAATTAAACTCCGATTACgcttaatcaaatattttaaccgGGCTAATTCGGCTGATTAAACTGTGATTAAATTTAATCGGAGACGGTACAACTGGCCCTAATTCTATTTAATGATACTTATATTCTACGcataaaatactcaataattaGGTAGGTGCTatgactaaattaaatattaatctaaagaCCAGACAtaatttaaacagttttttagctgtagacaatttttttttttgtatcaatgaTGTGATCTAAGATAACATTTTCGAAGCcagaattaactaaaaaataataatgtacataaggTGTGGAGAGGGTCACTATTCAATATTACATATCATTGTAcacaaaaaatgattctaagctaagatgatttgtcagcctatataattaagtatacttaataccTTTAGGGCTatagttattaaagtaattttacttCTAATAATACACctaggttgatataatttttagcaaaaaccttgcatttattatattatttagtattaactattataataatttatatttctaccaCATTTTATCAACCTTTTTCAGTGCCGTAAAAACTGGTCCTTCATAActcaaaattaataacataattttataaatatcgtaAGAGTAAAAAAAGTTCCCTATagattgaaattgaaaatgtcattgcgtatgaattttatttaaaattaaaaattcataattatattataatataagtaaaagttATAAGTTCCCgcttttattaaacttttaaatcttaggtataatcagaaaattgttatgaatttctaactacaaaataatttgtaattttcgagattttaaatgcttattaaaagatattttaactatgcatttttaatatttcttaatttaaaaatgaaccacttgttatgacttatgaacattatattgcatgtaaaaatatttttactcatttaaaaatttccatcaatatatttattattaaatcaaaatcaaaaattttaagtctataaatagctcaacaaaattattttgaaaattttacaatctataaaaaattataatttaaatacatggtACAAATTTCAAGTTTCATAAGTTATTCGATTTtgataacttatataattaaataaagaattcactttgaaaattaatttagttaaaaatcctcattttatttttgattgttttttccaataataaaaaaaaagtactggacattttcaattttgatctatctaaagtacaaactagaacCAATTTTCTATCCAACAACCACACTTATGGTTGAGATTTGAAGCATTTTAACTAGTCATTATGTATACAGAAAAAAACACATCAATGAAAAATCAATAGATTAATCTCTCCTTTCagattcagaatctaaaaaatcagaaattatgagtgattattttttatgaagttTTAGAGTAAGATTCGGTAAAGATTATCggttatgattaaaattaccattattttatttgtctgatatgcataacattattaaaatgattttcctACTCCTAGCGTTTAGGAAAAGTTAATATGAATCTATAAACTAAACtttatcttaaatttatatttgaataatatattttctttggttataactatttgtatatgaatatgtattttttttagaaatactttgataaaaatgtcaatGGTATTATCGTTGAATATTATGAATGGTAATTTTGGACAGTTATTTGAAACATACAATACACTTCCAGCATTGCATCAGTGTGTTATTAGTGTACAATTACCAATGCTtagaaagtattaaatatttatatacttactttttctgttattataatctaatttctataaaaacacCTTTAGGATCATATTAAAATCAATGTGTGCGGGTTTTAAttgcaaaaataattactttgcaATTTCAATCTTAACTAAAATGTTGCTGCACAATAAACCTCAAGAAACCATTAAAGAGTGTCAACATTACTGTTTAACTGTGATTGATAATAAAGTGGAATTATCTAAGTCGTCATTTAATAATGAAGTGGACGaggtaaaacacataataattatttttatagttggtCGGTTTGATTTCTTtgatattggtatttttttttaaatatattatatcacattaaatTCAAGTTCTTGAATCTTCATGATTttttcgatttaagttaataatggttgtattttttttttaaataaataaatctaattaatgACACATTTACATGTATACCTAAAAACACGAATTACACGTGTAATACCTATTAATGATAGTTTTTGGTaaagatacatttattttaaaattttacaaagaaattatattattagtcagTGTTTGATAtgttagaaaacatttttttagaaatatgtaCCATAAATCTGttttttccataattttaattcttattacaaaaaacaatataaagcagctaaattaatatcaatattaactttttttaagatgttttttctttatttatattttatgttttagttaCATTTGAAAAAGAAGATTATATTCAATGTTAATGTATCAACCATagttcttaataattaaaaacatgatattttaaccgtttgtaagtattatatgatatttaatgaattatgtatatattacattattttattactaaaaatgtgtatttatatgtattaactatttgtaaaaaaaacataaaacaaaattttttatgataaagaaaaacaattatttttttattttttaggaagataattattaattaccccACTgaacataattacattttcactactgagatttaattaaaatacagacAATGAATAAACTGCTGTACACTAAAAAATTACTAGTGTGAAATGATTCAAATAGCATTTTAGTAACATAAATGCTGTAAAGTTTTTATGTTAAACTTGTACTAATAAATCTTTAATGTACCTCATATACGAAAAATTGTAAATAggaaattaagtaaattatttg
This genomic window contains:
- the LOC132922627 gene encoding SAC3 domain-containing protein 1-like isoform X3: MVKCFSRSAAGSSLNKPHILRPPSVLKNTISYLLNEILTITNIPFNIVYDFIDDRLNSIKQDATIQEVSDQDWMAILPPIIRFHAYAAYKCYEYDVNTFDPFLNMKHFHESIFKIVKIFLQDSDRATDKLCSEMVSLLIVTNLGDFNVLQQALPFITKKNTLIKMSMVLSLNIMNGNFGQLFETYNTLPALHQCVISVQLPMLRKIILKSMCAGFNCKNNYFAISILTKMLLHNKPQETIKECQHYCLTVIDNKVELSKSSFNNEVDELHLKKKIIFNVNVSTIVLNN
- the LOC132922627 gene encoding SAC3 domain-containing protein 1-like isoform X2, whose translation is MDINNSPSLYPYYDPRRKSKKLVHQLECAPYKMVKCFSRSAAGSSLNKPHILRPPSVLKNTISYLLNEILTITNIPFNIVYDFIDDRLNSIKQDATIQEVSDQDWMAILPPIIRFHAYAAYKCYEYDVNTFDPFLNMKHFHESIFKIVKIFLQDSDRATDKLCSEMVSLLIVTNLGDFNVLQQALPFITKKNTLIKMSMVLSLNIMNGNFGQLFETYNTLPALHQCVISVQLPMLRKIILKSMCAGFNCKNNYFAISILTKMLLHNKPQETIKECQHYCLTVIDNKVELSKSSFNNEVDELHLKKKIIFNVNVSTIVLNN
- the LOC132922627 gene encoding SAC3 domain-containing protein 1-like isoform X1; the encoded protein is MALPVKGICMEMCPREEKIMRKSKKLVHQLECAPYKMVKCFSRSAAGSSLNKPHILRPPSVLKNTISYLLNEILTITNIPFNIVYDFIDDRLNSIKQDATIQEVSDQDWMAILPPIIRFHAYAAYKCYEYDVNTFDPFLNMKHFHESIFKIVKIFLQDSDRATDKLCSEMVSLLIVTNLGDFNVLQQALPFITKKNTLIKMSMVLSLNIMNGNFGQLFETYNTLPALHQCVISVQLPMLRKIILKSMCAGFNCKNNYFAISILTKMLLHNKPQETIKECQHYCLTVIDNKVELSKSSFNNEVDELHLKKKIIFNVNVSTIVLNN